The Collibacillus ludicampi region CTTCCAATACACGTAAGCGTGGTCGTATCTGAAACACCGTGAAATCGGTCGTCCGGTAGCCAATGTCGATCAGGGCCATCGGATCCTCTACCACTGCCAGTTCGGGATACCGAGGCCGCCCCTGCTCGTCCATCAGAGCCGCGTAGGCGGCACCGATCGCTTGGGGTAAGACTTTCACGGTGTCGAATCGGATTTCCCGTTCCAATCCCTGAAAAGGTCCCGATGTCCCTATCGCTGTGAACCGCATTCCCTGAAGGGTAGCGGCAAAATTTCCCGTATCTTTCCTTTGGTTTCTCTTCCTGTTTCCCGTGACAGCACGTCGAGACAGACCGTTCAGTCCCTCCGCCTTTCTGGAGTTCCAATTTTTTAAGTGAAAACACGCTGAAGATGCCACTCTGTCACAATTGACAAGGAATGGTTTCCCACTTCTTCCGCCTATGCGTTCAGAGTCCACGCTCGGTCACCTCCTCCCTCGTTCTGATCAAGTGAAAAACCTCCTAAATCCCTTTTCCCCCTTCGTCTTCGTCATAAGCCCGATCTCATGACTCGTCATAGGGGACGTGTTGCCGCTTTTTCTATAACCCAACCACGCGGTAGAACTCGTTAGGGGCCGAAAGGGCCCGCTCGAACACATCCAATAGTTTCGAGGACAATAAAAAATGACGAGCAGTCGCCTTTGCGATGTCGTCACTTATAATTTCCGCTGTGTTCTCAGGGTTTTTTGTACGACAGTAGTACGATGTTTGTTCCTCTTCTCCGTTCACTTGTTCTTTGCTGCATACTCCTTGATGGTCTGAAAAGGGACTTGATATTTCTCCGACAACTCTCTGAGAGTACAAGGCTTTTTGCTGATATCGGTCACATATTCCGTCTCGATCTCGAGCCACGAAATTCTCTTCTCAATTTGTAGCAACGATCCGGAACGTTCCGTTTCATTCGGAGCGCTCCGTTCCAATTGGAGCGTTTTGTTTAATCGAGAATCCCAATCGTCCTTGGCTTTCCATCCCCGAACGGTTCTCTCAGAAACGCCGAGTGCATCGGCGATCTCTTTAAGCTTCATCGTCCCGCCGGTTGCTTGCCAGAGTTCAAATGCTTTATCACGATCAGGGCTTCTTGCTCGTGCCACTACATCTCACCCACCTCCATAATCCGGTTGGAGTTTGTTTTGGAAAAGTGGTTAATGAATAATTCTGTAATTTAGGCCAATACTAAACATAAATCCAGTGAATCTCCCTAACTCCATGAGAAGCGGGAGATGTACATTGTGATCAAAATAATAAAGTTAAGAATAACTTTCCTTCTAGCATCTGTTGAAATCTCGATTGTTAAAAGTAACTAAGTTTTTAATATGTAACGATTTTGAGATTCACTGGGCAGCAGGGGCATTTGCTCCGCTGCCCATAAAAATAAATTTTATGATTTACAAAAACAAAAATCATTTTTTATTAGCCTCTAACCCAATCGATGGTTCTCATTTTCTTTCACAAACGAATTCAATTCACATCAAGAAAAGATCCTTTTAATACTCCTCGGCAATTTACAAAACTACTTCACCTCGTCCCATCGTACTTAGAAGATGGGATTTGTTTTATTGCAAAGAAAAAGCACCCGAAGGTGCTTGCATTAACTTGCTTTATTAAAAGGATGTAATGACAAATACTCCATAAACCTCTTAAATGATTCAGTTGGTACATATTCTCCGCCAGCATATCCAAAAAATGCACCCGTTACTTCTGAAATAAATCCTGTACGCTCTAATCGTTTTACTACGAAAGTCACGTCTTCAGGGTCTATACCACATTCTTTATGGATCGCTTCACGCCAATGCATTCGTTGGGAATACTGTATGTCACTTTCATTAGATTGTCTTTGGCTATTTAAACACTGTCTATAAAAAATCTCCCTTCTCGGGTACTCACTCATCATCCTCTTCAGTTCTCGATTATCAAACCTCTTAGATTCCCTGGAGTCAGCCTCTATTACACATGGGATCCTGCTGCAATACTGCTTTAATCCATCCCATCGTCCCCAGACGCAACCTCTGCACCGTAGCGGTTGCTCTTTCATCTAGCATCACCCTTTCTCCTTCATCTCAGCGCCCGGGTTGCAAGCCTCTCCGAAGCCGGCATGCACTCCCCTACGATCCGTGAGAAGAGTGTCGGATATCTTGCACTCCCGGCGCCGGGATGAACATTTTCTCACTCAGGAATATTTTTTGAAGTTTAATTCATACTTAAAATGAGTCGTAAATTATTACTTGCTCACCTTCCTGTATACGCCACCGTTCAGGTGGCTCTTTTTTTGACAACATTTCTGGCCCTCAACCAATCGAATCCCCTAAACCGAGAAGTACGTGGTTTTACTTGTATATTTTTCTGTAGATTAGAG contains the following coding sequences:
- a CDS encoding ParM/StbA family protein, translated to MDSERIGGRSGKPFLVNCDRVASSACFHLKNWNSRKAEGLNGLSRRAVTGNRKRNQRKDTGNFAATLQGMRFTAIGTSGPFQGLEREIRFDTVKVLPQAIGAAYAALMDEQGRPRYPELAVVEDPMALIDIGYRTTDFTVFQIRPRLRVLEELSGTVAVGAHTVYNMVRAAFPEIPERDVESAVSRENIWINGRTLDLRREVAEVRKSVAKTIADEVKHRWSDRMGRIRVVFLAGGGAKLLQSELQTLHPDVRVVPEPQGANALGFWLMGRMAEIPKEPAGPPRLMVPQQA
- a CDS encoding phage terminase small subunit-related protein, producing the protein MARARSPDRDKAFELWQATGGTMKLKEIADALGVSERTVRGWKAKDDWDSRLNKTLQLERSAPNETERSGSLLQIEKRISWLEIETEYVTDISKKPCTLRELSEKYQVPFQTIKEYAAKNK